The nucleotide sequence CCCGACAACTGCAACGCTGCCGGGCCGGTGAGTATGGAAACGGCCTACGCCGCCAATAAGCGCCTAGTGATTGATAGGCGCTTCGATGACAATAAACTTGCTTTCCGCTTCGCAAACGATGTGCACGTCGGCGGTTTCCCACAAGCCCAGGCTTTCGCGCGGCGCCACGGCCTGGCCGTTCACGGTCAACTGGCCTTCGAGCAGAAAGATGAATACGCCCTTGTTAAGCGGGTTCAGCGCGTAGTCCACAGTCTGGCCGGCGTCGAAGAAGCCCAGCGAGAGTTTCGCGTTCTGGTTGATCCAGCAGTGGGCCGTGCCTTCCTCGTTGCTGACGATGGTGGTGAGGCGGTTGCGGCGCTTCTCGGCCGGGAAGTGGCGGCGCTGGTAGCGGGGCGTCACGTTCTGCAGCTTGGGCTCAATCCAGATCTGCAGGAAGTTCACCTCGTCGTCGCCGATGTTGTGTTCCTCGTGGCGCAGGCCGGTGCCGGCGCTCATGATCTGCACCCAGTCGGTGGAAACCTCCTCGGAGTAGCCCAGCGAATCCTTGTGATTCATGCGCCCGGCCAGCATCACCGAAATGATTTCCATGTTGGCGTGGGCATGCAGCCCGAAGCCGCCGCCCGGCTGCACAAAGTCGTCGTTGAAGACGCGCAGCAACCCGAAGCCGCTGCGGGCCGGGTTGGCGTAAGGCCCGAAGCTGAGTGAGAAGTTGCTCTGCAGCCAGCCGATATCTTTCAGGCCGCGGTCGGCGGCGGAAATGAGAATGTGTGGCATAATACTAGGCTGGTAGTTGACTATGGAAGGCAATTTCGCTTACGGGCTTGCGCTGGCGGGGCGCTTTCTCGCGGCTCAGGAACGGCTCCTCCAGCTGGTCGGCCTCACCGACGTAGCCTAGCGCCAGCATGGCCACTGGCTGCAACGACTCCGGAATCCGGAAGGCTTCGCGGGCCTTATTCGCATCGAAGCCTGCCATGAAGTGGCCGTGCAGATCCAGGGCCGTGGCTTCCAGGATCAGGTTGGCATTGGCCATGCCCAGGTCGTGGAGGGCGGCGCCGTTGGGGTTGCCGTTGTCGTAGTGCGTTTTCACCAGGGACAGGATAAGCACTGGGGCGTTTTTGGCCCAGGGTTGGTTGCCGGGCAGCAGGCAGTCTACCAGCTTCTGAAACGTTTCCTGGTCGGATTTGTGGGCGTAGATATAGCGCCAGGGCTGCTCGTTCATGGCGCTGGCAGCCCAGGCGGCGGCCTCAAACACCTGGTTCAGGGCGTCGGGCGCTACGGGCTGGCTGGTGAAGGAGCGCGGGCTCCAGCGCTTCCGAATCAGCTCGTGGACAGGGTAGGTGGTGGGGGCGTAACGCATAGTATCGCAGATGGTGCAGATGAAAAGGATGTTGCAAATGATGAGTAGCAGATGAAAAGGATATTGCGGATGGTGCAGGGAGCATCGATCCGCGACATCCTTTTCATCTGCATCATCTGCGACTTACAGGCTCATGGGTACGTCCATCAGCAGCAGGCGGGTGTTGCTGTCAGCCTGCACCGTGAAGGACGTGGTGTCCCAGATGCCGAAACCGTCGCGGGCGTGCAGGGCCTGGCCGTTGATGGTGGCGTCGCCTTCCAGCACGAATACGTAGACGCCGTTGCCGGAACGCTTCACCTGATAGTCGGCGCTGAAACCGGCGTCGAAATCGGCCAGATGGAACCAGGCATCCTGATGAATCCAGACGCCGGCATCATCGGGGTTGGGCGAGAGGACCTGTTGAAACTGGTTGTGGCGGTCGGCGGCCCGAAAGCTCAACTGGTCGTAGCGGGGTTGCACGCCGCGCTTGTTCGGAAACACCCAGATCTGCAGAAACTTCACTTCCTCGGTGCGGCTGTGGTTTTTCTCGCTGTGCGCGATGCCCGTGCCGGCGCTCATCACTTGCACGTCGCCGCTCTGGATGATGCCGTGGTTGCCGGCGTTATCCTTGTGCTCCAGCGTGCCGGCCAGCGGAATGCTGATGATTTCCATGTTGTCGTGCGGGTGGGCGCCAAAGCCCATGCCGGCGGCCACGGTGTCATCGTTGAGCACGCGCAGCACGCCAAAGTGCATCCGCTCCGGGTTCTGGTAGCCGGCAAAGCTGAACGTGTGGTAGGAGTTGAGCCAGCCGTGGCTGGCGTGGCCGCGGGAGCCGGCAGTGTGCAGGAGCGTTTGCATAATCGGGAAGTTGAAACGGGTCTGAAGGAAGCCGCAGAGTGCGGTTGGTGATGCAATATATGTACATACATCAATTGCTTCCTAAAAGTTTACTTCATTTCCGATATTCTGTTTGGAAGGGGAGAGGCGGTTGTCGCACAAACGGCGCGCTCGGGGCGCCTCACCCCCCGGCCCCCTCTCCGAAAAGGAGAGGGGGTGCCAGGCGAAGTCGGCTAGCGCATAAACACGACGGTGGCCGTGAGCCTTGGAATAGCCGCATAGCGGCGGCAGGTTCACCAATAGAACCTGCTGCCGCTACGTGGCTTTTGCTATCTGCCGTACTTTCTGCTACATCCCTGCCGCCGCTACGCGGCTGCTTGAAAAGGTGGTTCGGCTGCTGCAATGGAAATCACTCCGTAGCCCAGGACTTAAACTCCGGGCTACTGCCGCCTACTGCTTCTGCAGCTTGCGTGAGGCCAGCACGCGGCCCTGGCCGTCCAGCCATTGCACCAGGTACAGCCCCGGAGCCACGCCGGCCACCGATACTTCCGTTTCGGCGGTGGCAGCGGGGGCGGGCCATTGCCGGGCCACCTGGCCGCGGCTATCGAGCAGGCGCACGGTGCGGCTGCTGGCCGGGGGACCCAGCGTGAGGGTGGTGGCGGCGGGGTTGGGGTAGAGCGGGAGGGTGGCGGCTACGGCGGAACTGGCCGCCAGCGGCCGGCATTGCATGGTGGCTGTCAGGTAGCGCCACAGCTCGGTATCAAACGACGACACCGCCAGCCGCGAGTCGCCGGCCGACTTGCCCTGGCGCACCACCACCAGCCCCAGGCTGGGCACCACGTAGATTTTCTGGTCGTTTTTGCCGAGCGCCGCAATCAGGTCGGCGGGGGCCGTGGGGATGAGCGGGCCGTTGAAAACGAGCTGCAGGCCCGGCAGCATGTAGGAGGGCTGCCCGTTCAGCCACCAGAGGTAGCCGTAGCTGCGGTTCAAGCTCTGCGAAGGCGTGGTCATGCGGCGGAAATAGGCGGTGTCGCGCAGAATGGCGGTGCCGTTCCAGGTGCCGCGGGCCAGCGTGAGCAGCCCGAAGCGGGCCATATCGCGGGCCCGGCTGTAGTACACGTCGTTCACCCATAGCCCGCTCATGCCGATGCGGCTAGCCAGCTTCTGGTTGGTGTACTGATTGATGGTGAGGCCGCTGGCCTGGGCCACCACGTCCTGCAGCAACCGGTAGGGGCCGGTGTGGTAGGCCCAGCGCGTGCCGGCGTCGGCGCGGTAGAGCAGGCAGCCGGGGCTGGTGCTTTCGTTGTCGCAGGGCGGGGGCGGGGCGTCGTTGAGGCCGGTGCTCATCGTGAGCTGATGACGCACCGTGATGAGTGCCTGCTTGGCGGCCGGCGCCGACGTCCAGCTGCGGCCGAGGTAGCGGGAGGTGCTGTCCTGGAGCTGCAGCAGGCCCTCCTGCTGGGCCACGCCCACCAGCGTCGCCGTCAGCGACTTGCCCGCCGACGCCCAGTACCAGACGGAATCCTGGGTGAATGTGCCGTAGTAGCGCTCCACCACCAGCCGCCCGTCTTTCAGAACCACAAACGACTTGGTACCCTTGCGGCCCAGAAACGCCACCAGCGAATCGAGCTGGGGCTGGCACCAGCCCAGGCTCTGGGGCGTGATGGTGGCCCAGTTTCCGCTGGCGGGCGGAAAGTACAGGGGAGTTTGCTGCGCCCGGCCCGGCAGCACCGGCAGCAGCAACAGAATCAGCAGGAAGCGTAGAACGTGTTTCATAGGGCAACTACAAGTATAGCGGTTGCCAGATGGACGGCGAAACGGCGGCCGGGTTTAATGCGGCGCTACCGGCTCAGCACCAGCCCTTGGGTGTCGGGCGGGTCGGCAGTTACTGGCACAGAGTTGAGCTGGAAGCGGCGGCGCGTAAGCTGGGAGCAGGCACAGCAGCCTTTGCCTTCCTCAAAAGCCAGTTCGATATTCGTGACATCGTACTGGCGCTGCGCCGCCGGAACCAGCACTCGGTAGCTGTATTGATTGAAGCGCAGGCTGTTGCCGGGCCGAGGTGCAAACAGCCCATTTAAGGGCAGGTCAAAATCACGCGAATAAAAATTAAAAGAAGAATCGCGCTGGCGGCGTACAGTGTCGAGAGGCTGCTGATAGTTGTTGAGCGTATAGCGCACTACATACGCCGAGCGTACCTCCGCCCACCGGAATCCGCCATTTAGGCTGTCTGCGTCGAAACGCAAACCAAGGCCTTCCGCAATACATGAGTCGCAGTTTTTAGTGCCGCAGCAGCCGGCCAGTGCAGCGGTCAGCAGACCGGCAGTTATGAAGCGTAATAGCATAGGTAAGAGGAAGTAAAGGCGATTTAAACTTTTCAATAAGCCGCGCTACCAGAAACCACCTGCCGGTCCGACGGCGGCAGCCGTCCGACCGGTTGCCGCGTGCTGACGTTGTTTCTGCGGTGTCGTGGAGGTGGCGCTACCGGCAACCGGTCGGACGGCTGCCGCCGTCGGACTGGTGTTACCGGAGCGGCGCTACCGGCTCAGCACTGTGCCCGTGTAGGAAGTGCCGTCGGCGGTGATGGGGCGGCTGTTGAGGAAGTAGCGGCGGCGGGTATTATAGGAGCAGGGGCAGCAGCCAGTGCCTTCCTCGGTGCTGATTTCCAGGTTGCTGATGTCGAACTCGCGGTTGGCCAGCGGCACCACGATGCGGTAGCTGGAGCCCAAGAACTGCGCCGCCGTGCTGATTTTGCCCGCAAACAGCAGGTTCAGTACCACGTCGCGGTTGGAGTAGCCGAAGCCTTGGTAGATGTTCTGGAACTTCTGCCGGATGGTGTCGCGGGGCTGGGTGAAATCGGGGTTAGCGTAGCGCACCACGTAGGCCGAGGCCACCTCGGCCTGCCGGAAGCCGTTGCGCAGCGTGTCGGCATCGAGGCGAAACAGCACCAGCTCGTCGGCAAATGGGTCGCAGGTGTCGCAGTCGACGGTGCCGCAGCCGCAGCCGGCCAGGGTGGCGCTCAGCAGGCCGGCGGCCAGCAGGCGCAAGGAAAGCGGGCGGGAGGGTAGAAATGATAGCATAGGATAGCAAGAAGGGAATGAACACCGCGCAGTTGCATACAGCACCGTAATTTGCCGGCCCTGCAATATACCTATGCTGCCTTCAGAACCGATAGTGTCTCGCCTGGCGCCCACGCCCAGCGGCTTCCTGCACCTCGGCAACGCCGTCAACTTCACCCTCACCTGGCTGCTCACGCGCCAGGCCGGCGGCACGCTGCACCTGCGCATCGACGACCTGGACCGCGCCCGGTTCCGCCCCGTCTACCTCGACAACATCTTCCAGACAATCGAGTGGCTGGGTGTCGACTACGACGCAGGCCCCACCGGCCCCGCCGACTTCGAGCAGCACTACTCGCAGCGCCACCAGCTGCCCGCCTACGAGGCGGTGCTGCAGCAGCTGGCGCAGGTGCCCGGCCTGCTGCAGGCCAGTACCCGCTCCCGCACCGGGGCCACGCCCGCCGCTACCGTGCCGCTGCACACGCCCGAAGCCGCCTGGCGCGCCCAGGTACCGCCCGAAACGGAAATCAGCTTCCCGGATGCCGCCCAGGGCTCCACCACGGTGCCGCTGGGCTCCCTGATGCCCGATTTTGTGGTGCGCAAAAAAGACGGCGTCGCCGCCTATCAGGTGGCGTCGGTGGTGGATGATCTGCGGCTGGGCACCAACCTGCTAGTGCGCGGCCTCGACCTGCAGGCAAGCACCGCCGCCCAGCTCTGGCTGGCCCTGCAGCTGCCCGAAACCGCGCCGTTCAACGCCACCCGCATCCGGTTCCATCACCATGGCTTGCTGCTCGCGCCCGATGGGGAGAAGCTCTCGAAATCCACGCAGGCGGGTGGCTACGGCGGGATTGTGAACGAGGCCGCCGGTCCGCAGGTGGTGTACGAAGCCGTGGCTAGGATGCTGGGCTTGCCGCCCGGCCCGGTTGGCTCGTTGCCGGAACTGGCTGACAGGTGGCGGGAGGTGGTTGGTTGAACGATGAACTATCCGGCTGTCATGCAGAGGCGCAGCCGAAGCATCTCGCGTGCTGAGGTTTTGGAGGTAGATGTCATGCTGAGCTTGTCGAAGCATCTCGCGTGCTGACACAGGA is from Hymenobacter yonginensis and encodes:
- a CDS encoding nitroreductase family protein, yielding MRYAPTTYPVHELIRKRWSPRSFTSQPVAPDALNQVFEAAAWAASAMNEQPWRYIYAHKSDQETFQKLVDCLLPGNQPWAKNAPVLILSLVKTHYDNGNPNGAALHDLGMANANLILEATALDLHGHFMAGFDANKAREAFRIPESLQPVAMLALGYVGEADQLEEPFLSREKAPRQRKPVSEIAFHSQLPA
- a CDS encoding pirin family protein, whose translation is MPHILISAADRGLKDIGWLQSNFSLSFGPYANPARSGFGLLRVFNDDFVQPGGGFGLHAHANMEIISVMLAGRMNHKDSLGYSEEVSTDWVQIMSAGTGLRHEEHNIGDDEVNFLQIWIEPKLQNVTPRYQRRHFPAEKRRNRLTTIVSNEEGTAHCWINQNAKLSLGFFDAGQTVDYALNPLNKGVFIFLLEGQLTVNGQAVAPRESLGLWETADVHIVCEAESKFIVIEAPINH
- a CDS encoding serine hydrolase; protein product: MKHVLRFLLILLLLPVLPGRAQQTPLYFPPASGNWATITPQSLGWCQPQLDSLVAFLGRKGTKSFVVLKDGRLVVERYYGTFTQDSVWYWASAGKSLTATLVGVAQQEGLLQLQDSTSRYLGRSWTSAPAAKQALITVRHQLTMSTGLNDAPPPPCDNESTSPGCLLYRADAGTRWAYHTGPYRLLQDVVAQASGLTINQYTNQKLASRIGMSGLWVNDVYYSRARDMARFGLLTLARGTWNGTAILRDTAYFRRMTTPSQSLNRSYGYLWWLNGQPSYMLPGLQLVFNGPLIPTAPADLIAALGKNDQKIYVVPSLGLVVVRQGKSAGDSRLAVSSFDTELWRYLTATMQCRPLAASSAVAATLPLYPNPAATTLTLGPPASSRTVRLLDSRGQVARQWPAPAATAETEVSVAGVAPGLYLVQWLDGQGRVLASRKLQKQ
- a CDS encoding glutamate--tRNA ligase family protein — translated: MLPSEPIVSRLAPTPSGFLHLGNAVNFTLTWLLTRQAGGTLHLRIDDLDRARFRPVYLDNIFQTIEWLGVDYDAGPTGPADFEQHYSQRHQLPAYEAVLQQLAQVPGLLQASTRSRTGATPAATVPLHTPEAAWRAQVPPETEISFPDAAQGSTTVPLGSLMPDFVVRKKDGVAAYQVASVVDDLRLGTNLLVRGLDLQASTAAQLWLALQLPETAPFNATRIRFHHHGLLLAPDGEKLSKSTQAGGYGGIVNEAAGPQVVYEAVARMLGLPPGPVGSLPELADRWREVVG
- a CDS encoding pirin family protein translates to MQTLLHTAGSRGHASHGWLNSYHTFSFAGYQNPERMHFGVLRVLNDDTVAAGMGFGAHPHDNMEIISIPLAGTLEHKDNAGNHGIIQSGDVQVMSAGTGIAHSEKNHSRTEEVKFLQIWVFPNKRGVQPRYDQLSFRAADRHNQFQQVLSPNPDDAGVWIHQDAWFHLADFDAGFSADYQVKRSGNGVYVFVLEGDATINGQALHARDGFGIWDTTSFTVQADSNTRLLLMDVPMSL